The DNA region TGGACCACAGCGTAGCGATGAATCCAGTTAGTACCACAGCCCACATAACCGCGGCCAAAGCATCGATCTCGCTCCTACTATGCCTGTGCTCCTTTGCCACTGGCCTATCACCTATAAAGTTTGCACACGCATGGCGTGCGTCCAGGGTACGAATATCGCGGAAACCGACGGTCGCGTCGCTGCTTTTGTGCTTCGGTGGAGGCGTGCTTATGTTCACCGCCCTCGTCGGTATGCAGCCCGACGTCCGGCGTACAGTGCGCATCCTCCAGGCGGACGGCCGGCTGCCAGACTCCGACCACTTAGGCGACCTAATATTCTGCGCGGCCCTCTTTGCTGTCTTCATCGTCGACGAATACGTTAACTTGTCCCGCGGCCCCGGACGCGGAACTAGTACTGCCGCAACTCCCGACTCCCAGCCACCCCCGAAGTCGTTCCGCGTCCTCTTCGCCGTGGTTGCTCTGTCATTCCAAGAGGCGTTCGTAGGCCTGTCGTTCGGCTTGGA from Acyrthosiphon pisum isolate AL4f unplaced genomic scaffold, pea_aphid_22Mar2018_4r6ur Scaffold_4181;HRSCAF=4727, whole genome shotgun sequence includes:
- the LOC103311523 gene encoding zinc transporter ZIP1-like, whose amino-acid sequence is MNPVSTTAHITAAKASISLLLCLCSFATGLSPIKFAHAWRASRVRISRKPTVASLLLCFGGGVLMFTALVGMQPDVRRTVRILQADGRLPDSDHLGDLIFCAALFAVFIVDEYVNLSRGPGRGTSTAATPDSQPPPKSFRVLFAVVALSFQEAFVGLSFGLETAGPDDALWYTYATASGNKLIIAFCLGMELAWSGARNSAIVVCSAVFATVTPVGVAIGMALSQCCDNNAANKLPSPGILHATSQALGAASLAFVVFLEVLPRHKHAGFTHLISTIVGFHVMLLLQFA